From the genome of Cuculus canorus isolate bCucCan1 chromosome 13, bCucCan1.pri, whole genome shotgun sequence:
TACTAGCAACAGAGCGTGTATAAAGCATTCAGTCTTGTCTCACGTGATGACAGCAAAACTTGGATTACCACCATTGTAGGTGCACAGTGTTACTGTTTTGTAAGGTGTACCAGTTGGTTAGTTCCAACTGAAATGTGGCTATGAGTCATCTTGAGTGTAAAAAAGCTCCTGGTCTTACAGCACATTTATTTAGCTGGAGGTGAATGCCAGTAACTCTCATCCTCCCTGCCTTTTGGTAACCCAGTCTGTCTCTGCTGTGAGTTGCAGGTAACCATTTGCATCGATATTCAAAGGTGCTTGAGGCTCACTTGGGAGACCCTAAACCTCGCTCTCTTCCTGCTTGTCCTCACCTGTCCTGGGCCAAACCACAGCCTGTGAATGAAACTGCCCCCAGGTTAGTAGATATCTTTGTTATGGTTATACAAGAAGTCTCACTTTTGAGttcatctgaaaaattatttgttccatctgcttttgaaaggaactgttgaaatgccttCTGTAGAGAGATGCCAGATTGCAAAGGGGAAATAATGGTTATTGCCTCTTCAGTGAATAATTGTGATTCACCTTACAGCCACACTGTGAAACTgaggattttaaaaatagcttcacGAGTCAATTCACTGTTGTGATTTAGTGATCCGAGCTCAGAGTGAATGGTCTTAAGTCCAGCGTCACTGCATGCCTTTGAAATAGTTTTCTGAAGCAGCTTCTAGGACAGCTTGCCAATCTGTGCCTTCTGCTGTAGCATTTGTCAGTCACTTGAAGGAAAATGCATCAGCATTGTCATGATTTAGCCCCAACCCCAGGTTGATGGCATTTAAACGTGAGCAGTTGTGGGCCCGATCCCTCCTCCCACCAACGCCAGAGATagggaaaatgagagaaagagacctgtgggttggaaactaaagtggctttaatgaaacagtaatagggaaaatattattaataagaaaataatgaaatgcacACAAGTATATGAAACCCTCCTTGATGACTACATCACCACAGGTGCTGcagtgcaggaacagggaaaaTGTCCCAGGATGGACTCAGTggtaggagggagctggactcggGCACTGGTTTCAGAAACAAATGGATCTGAGATCAGGgacaaaaagacagacaaggtctGTAGTAGATATCAACCATCAATGAAGAAAGCTTGACCTTagtgatccctcagttttataatGAGTATGATGTATctgggatggaatactctgttggcCAGTTCGCTGTCACCTGTCATTGCACCACTCCCTGCAGGTGCcacccctttttttctttcccctttcactTGTGGCATTCCACCACCTTGAGGATGGCCTTTATCTCCATAGGTGTGAAAGGAATGGCCTTTCTGCTTACCAATGCCCTATTACTTTGGTTCTAATCGCaaattttaagtgttatcacttctagagacaaAGTCAAAAAAACCACAGTTAACATTCAGAAAATGAGGTTACTTAGGTGAGTCTTAGATGAAAAGCTAGAAAATCAATTCTTCTTTAGCTCTAAAACAGAGCAAGCGTACGTTTGTCTGCTGAGCTGCTAATGGTAATTTTTGGTAGTCTGTGTGCAAGAGTGCATTGTTAGTAAATAGTTGCCAATCTAAGTGTGTCCCTGTGGTGTCCGAATTTAACTTTGCAGGCCCACAAACTACAGAACCTAAAAAATGCATTGGTTTATCATTTGAGTCCAAACTAGTGAGTTATGTGTTGGTTCCAACTGTTACTTTCTCCATATGCTTTACAAAATTCCTGGCATTACTGAAGTAAGTGGGCAGACACTTCTGTCTTTAAATTTCTTCTAGCAACCTTTGGAAACATCAAAAGCTACTTTCAATTGACCTTGATAAAGTGGCTCTGCCCAGTTTTCGACAGAACCGACCTCAAGTGAGACCACTGTCCCCTGGAGAAAGTGGAGCGTGGGACATTCCTGGAGGTAAGTATTAAAAGTTTGAAAATTgctggtttgctttgctttttgtgtaAGCGTCGAAAAAAGCCAAATGTAGCAGAGCTGTAAGAGTGGCCACgtatttattttcagctgtgaaaaacatgcaaataatACTATGGCTATTTTGTAAAAGGCTGAGTGTTGGAGCCtgagagaaatgtttttgcatATGAATAGTTTATTCAGAATAAAGCTTGTGTGACATACTGGGAAGAAGGTTTTAGCAGGTGCTTCTTGGGTAGTTGAAATTTGATTTGGTCGTGTTCAGACCAAAGGATGTCATCAGCAGTCTCTGTCCTTGGGAGCTGTGGCTAGGTACCTCCTGCTAATTAAAATTCCTTGTGTGAGTGCACAAAACCAAGAGTCCAGAAGAGTTTGTCTGACTGGTGCTTTGGGCAAGGGTTATGCTAACAAGTGATGTAGAGCACTTGAAACAGCTTTTGGTGTCATAGCAGGCTGCTTTCCTGTACAACCTTGGCACTGCAGGTCCAGCTGGAAGTAGTTTGAAAGCCTCACACATGTTCTTTTCCCAGTCTGAGCTGCTAGACCAAAGAATGCCTGTTGAAAGGAAGGATTTGGCTCAACAGCTTGTCTTCACCGTATGTGTGCACAATCTCTGGAGCAAGCATAAAATCACATTCCTTGGTGCATCAGGGTATGAGAAACAACTCTGTGATAAGTTATGATCAAGCATTTGCATCTCTTTTCCAGTTCAGGACAGAAGATTGTTGTTGCAGGTTATATGGGTCATACTTTCATGTGCCTAGAGTGGTCAAGGTGGATCTGCTTTTCTGTCGTGTTAGCATCCTGTCTGATTTTTACTCATCGATCTGCAGTGGTTGATCTTCCCGTGTGAAATGTAATCTGATAATAGCTTTTTTATCTTTGAACAAGAGTTACCATTGGATCATTTTGATGGATAACATTAACACTGCAGAAAGAGAGTCGCTCGTGGTCatcagttgctccaagcctctCTGTCTTTCCAGGTATAATGCCTGGCCGGTACAACCAGGACGTAGGACAGACTATTCCAGTCTTCGCTTTTCTTGGTGCCATGGTAGTTCTGGCGTTCTTTGTGGTGCAGATCAACAAAGCGAAGAGCAGGCCAAAGAGACGGAAACCACGAGTGAAACGACCACAGCTTATGCAACAGGTTCATCCACCAAAGACGCCTTCTGTCTGAAAGCTCTCACTTGCCAAAGATGACCTCACTTTACTGGACAATCAGTTGTTCCCAGTAAAGGTGCTGCAAAGGCGGCACTAATCATGCCGGTGATTCACACCTGACATCATCTCATCGTCTTTGGTTcctggagacagaaaaaaaaaaagaaaaggacctCAGTTGATCGTCTGTACataaaactgcagctttaaGCAGCCAAAGCCACCAAAGACTTGAATCTGTATAAAAGGCTGCTTAGTCACTACATATCCCAAGAGGGGGAAAATGgacctttttttaaagctgaccaaactaaaatttatttgttagaggctattttctatatttattgTTGGGAAGGGTAGGAGGACAAGTCACTTTAAGGACCTCTGCAAAGGCAAAACAAGTGCATTTTTTGGGTGGAATGCAATTTTCTGGAACGGTTTCCCATGGGAGAGTGTAACATACACCATTAGAGGAGGAAGGGGCAAGAGAGACCAGTATAAATCAGTGAGGGCATACTcctgcagtttatttttataaagccAACTACTATgatgttttgtaatttttggTCATGATTTCACCGTTGTTGGTGAAGCAGATTTTTCAATAAATATATTATCTCTATGAAGCTCAGACACTGTGCTGAGTGACTCTTTCCACTGCCAGTCAGAGGGAGCAAGTTTTTGACTAGAgaaaattttcctgtttctgctcttcctctaTCCCTAACAGCAGCATCCCAAGCTGCAGCCTTTCCTTTGGAGCACTTACCAGGCAGTTGTGCAAATGGGAGTGAGTGCAGAGTTTTGAAAACCTTCAAAACTGCAAAGGCAGCTAATGAGGAGAGAGCTCCCAAAAAGATCTCAGTGATGAGCTGTGTAAAAAGACCTGTCCTTAGATGACACCTAACAGCATGGGTTACAGAAAGCCAACACCCCTTTCTGCTTTGGTTTGTCCtgctctgttcagttttgggcccctcagttCCAGGAagacattgagttgctggagcgtgtccagagggCAAAGgagctgatgaagggtctggagcacaggggttatggggagtggctgagggaactgggggtgtttagcctggagaagaggctgaggggaggtattgccactctctgcagctccctgaacaGAGGTTTGtagggagaaggatgttggtctcttctcccaagtaacaagtgataagatgagaggaaatggcctcaagttgcaccaggggcaattcaggttggatattaggataaaattcttcactgacagagtggtgaagctctgacagaggctgcccagggaagtggtggaatcgccatccctggagattTTCAGAAGGCatatagatgtggcactttgggacatggtttggtaggcacagtggtgttgggctgacgcttggacttgatgatcttagaggtcttttccaaccttaatgattctgttcTACAGCTTATTATTGGGTTAGATTAGGACACAGGCATAAGTTGCCTCTGGCAGTGTCGCGTCTGTTAATGTTGTTTCTGTTGTAGTGAAGCTGCTTTTGTCACTGCTCCAAATAAGGGTACCTTTtcccaggaggagcagggcaCTGGTGGCTGCTTCTGTCAGTGAACAGATGCGGTGCCTGGGCGGGAAAGAGGACTGCCTGTGAACAGTCCTTGTGAGCTCTTGGGCCACTCACTGATTCCTACCCAGCCCTGGGCACagctggagagggagatgggCTATCTGACTGCACCCATGCTGTTTGGGCCTTGTGGTCACGAACAGGGGTGAGGGGCCTTTGGAAGGGTACTGTAAGGAGAGAACATTTCTCCATGTAGCCTGGGGAAAACCTTCCAAGAGGTGGCTATGGATAGGGTTTCACAATACGGTGTCCCACATAAAGGATTGAGAAAATCTGTTCTCCCTAATGTGGGGAGCAGTTGACTTTCCCCAGGCTGCATCTTCCCTTCTGAAGATGAGGGTGCATGGGAAGAGGTGACATCCTGTTGCAGTGCCAGAGAAGACAGCAAGCTTTCACTCTGTAACTGTTAGTGGAAGCTTGTGGGAGCTGAGGAGATGGTCCCGAGGCTGGGCTGCTTGTGCCATCCCAGCGGGGCTGGAGCCCACTGGTGCTCCCTCTCACAACCAACATGCTGACAGGAACGGGATTTTCTCCATCTCACCTGTGGTGTCAAGGTCTCTCACAAGACCAACCAGCAACAGCTCTGCAAGTCGTACTGGTTGCAAGAAAGCTGTCAGCAAGGGTGCAAAACCTCACGGGCCAGGCCTCAGATTGTGTGTAGGAAAGCATCATTGTAGTTGGTGTTTTCATTTGTCTGAAGCAAGGACTGTCTGTTGGCACCTTTGTGCATTTGTCTGCCTTCAGATGGAAGGAGCACTGTGGAAAATATACCAGCAGCCCTTTTTCCATcaaaaagaggagaggaaggcaCTTGCGAAGGTGGCACATCAGTGGGTGAAGCTGCCACCCCTGGGGATCCTTGGATTGTGGCTCACATCCTGGGGGCTGGATCACCCGGAGAAATGGGAGGAAAGAGCCAAAAATATGAGCGAGGGAGCCCAAAGCCCTGGCTTTGGAGAAAcctcctggagctgctgtgctggcatGGTAGGTGGGCCTTGTCCCTTTGATTTGGAGCACTCCTGTCAGAGGGAGCCTGGAAAGGCTTGGTGCCACTGCTCCAGTCGGTGCTAATGAGGGGGCTCTCTCCTCTCATCATAGCAGTAATGAGAGATTACAGCTCCACCACAGACTTGAAACCAGAGTCGAGCTGTATCAAAGCGCCAGTCTGAAATAAGAGCTTTTCCCAGTGGATGGTATTTTACAGCCCAGTGGCCAATTTCTAAATCGTAGAGGCTGATTATTTCTGAAGCCTTTGGTGTGCGGCTAATGAAGGCCTGGAAAGGCCCTTCTGAATGGTTATAAGCCCTGCAGGCGGCAGAGATGTAATGTAGGTGACAGGCACAACTAGCCATCTATAATTCCTCCTAGCAGCTGATTAAAGTCTCTTTATCCGTCTTACCAAGCTCAGAAGGGCACATATTTGGGAAATCAAAAATGCATTAGGGGCTGTCAGCCAGCGTCAGGGGCCTGTGCGCTGAGCCCTGGGGCATCGCTGGGGTGGCACAGAGCTGCGCCTGTCCCCTCTGTGGGATGCAGCCTCTTCTGTGCAGGTTCCCTACAGCATGTGTCACCCTATCCTGTTATCTGGGCACCCGCTTTCCTCGTGTGGAGCAGGGGATGGAGTGGCTCTTTGTGCAGGAGCCTCCCAAGTGCAGGAGCACCctggtggctgctgcagagacaCTAAAGTGCTGTCCTCATCCTGCACCCAACAAGTGGTGAAGGTCAAGCATCCACCAGCCCAACTGTGCTGAAGGGCAGGTGATGCAGCCACTTTCATTGCACTCACAGCCCTGAGGTGGTCCGAAATGCCCCATAGTGGGAATTTCGTGGATGCAGCCAGAACAGATAGCTCCCCTCCACCTGCCCAGCCTGAGCCTCATGTTGGAAGCTGCTAATTTTCCTGTGGTCTGTGTTAGCTCTTTGGGACTGGGGGATGTGCACAGGCAGTGGGATGAGACTGCTGGTTCGAAGGAGGAGTGCAGGACTGGAGGATAGGGACCGCTGCTCCGAGGCAGAGGTGCGGGGCGGGCTGGGAACCGCTGCTCCGAGGCAGGGGTACGCGAGCCCTGGGTCCTCTCCTCCGAGGGCTCGGGGGCGATGCCCGCTCCCCTGCCCCCGCGCCGGGGTGGGATCAGGACGGGATTTTCCTTGCGTGCGCTCCGTGCGGGGGGTCCGCAGCCCGGCCCCTGCCCCCACTCGCTGTCCCCTCCCCGCGGAGGGGAGCGCAGGGGGCAGAGGCGGGATGGAGCGGGAGGGCGAGCGGCGGCCGCTGGTGCGGGCGGAGGGCAGCGCCGGACTCTCCTCCGCCGGCGCCGTCTTCATCCTCCTGAAATCGGCGCTGGGTGCGGGGCTGCTCAGCTTCCCCTGGGCCTTCAGCAGGGCGGGCGGCGCGGTCCCTGCTCTCCTGGTGGAGCTGGTAAGGAAGGGGAGCCCGAGCCTGGGGTGGGGGGCTGCGGGCGGTGCATCCCCAAAGGGAGCCGAGAGGGGCGAAGGGAGGGTGGAGGACACCTGCCCTGGTGTTTGGGGGAATGGAGGGGTCCCTCCCCTTTGCATGGTGAGCAGTGACCGTGTCCTGACCCAGGGAGAGCAGCCAGAGGTGCAAAAAGCCGCTGCCACCTTAAGAGATGCTCCTTGCATGACGAGCCACGGTAAAAGCTCAACCTCAAATAAAATTAGTGTCTGGTCCCCTACATGCTCCAATGTAAACCCAAAATATCACGTAGTGCTGTATCTCCATGCTTTTACTGGTACCAAAAGGCAACCTGGTCCctggacatagaatcatagaatcacagaattatagaatggtttgggttgggagggatcttaaagatcatctagttccacccccctgccatgggcagggacacctcccactatatcaggctgtccaagaccccatccaacctggccttgaacacttccagggatgacATGGCCCTGCTGGGTCCTCCAGGGGGACCCAGGACCCCTGGGGAGTTGAGTTGGTTTTTCTTGCTGGGTCATGTTCCTGCAGGGCTCACTGGTCTTCCTGGTGAGTGGGCTGGCGGTGCTGGGCTACGCAGCTGCCCTCAGCGCCCAGCCCACCTACCAGGGGGTCATCCGGGTGGTGTGCGGGGCAGTGGCGGGGAAACTCTGCGAGGTCtgcttcctcctcaacctcttcATGATCTCCGTGGCCCTCCTCAGAGTGGTGGGTGACCAGCTGGAGAAACGTGAGTTGTTCCCCTGCACCACATTTGGGACTTGCATGGGCCTGACAGCTTCCAGGAGTAGGGGGAAGGTGGTCCCATGTGGGTTGGGGGGGCAGCCCTGAGGCTTTGGACCCTGGGGACTTGGGGCTTCCTGTCCCTGCCATGGTGTGATGCTTCTTGACACCCTTGGGCCACCTTTTGGGGTGCAACTGACCCTCTGCTGCCCACCCCCAGTGTGCGACTCCCTGTACTCCAATGGGACGCTGAGCGGGAGCCTCCTGCCACCCCCCTGGTATGCGGACCAGCGCTTCACCCTGTCGGCTCTCTGCGTCCTTGTCATCTTCCCCCTCTCCGTCCCTAAGGAGATTGGCTTCCAGAAGTATTCCAGGTAACACTTGGGCTATTCCCCATGGTGGCCCACCCCGGGCTCCTCCTCCCAAgtcccctgctccctcccagctgaTGGGACTCTGTGTGCTGATGTTCTTCCATGCCCTGGCAGCATCCTGGGCACGCTGGCTGCTTGCTACCTCACCATGGTCGTCGTCCTGAAATACTACCTGCAAGCAGAGAGCCTGAGTTTCTCCaagcccccccagccctccagGTACAGGGATCAGCCTCacatccctcccttcccctcctctgtGGCATCAGCAGTGACCCTGGATGGTGGGGGTGAGCTGGGACAGCACTGGCAGGGTGGTGGGTGGGTGGCAGCCCCCAGCCTCAATTTTCACCCCAGTAGTCCCCCTTCCTAAAATCACCAGACAAGATTCTCATGGTGACATCTAGGCTTCACAGTTGATGCCACCGAGGTCCACCTTGCCTCTGGGGATCTCATGCCTTTTGCTCTGCacttcctccccaccccccccaccaTGCCACAGGGCCTCCTCCTGGGCCTCTGTCTTCAGCGTCATCCCCACCATCTGCTTTGGCTTCCAGGTAGGTCACCCTGGTCACACTGTTCGGGGCTtccagagcagtgctggcagcctcctgcagcatcccagaCCATGGGGACATCAGCTCTTGCAGGGAAGAGTACCTGTGGCTGTCatcagaggcagctgcagggcaggacACAAGcccctggggatggggaagagtGGGACAGGGCACCTTTGGGTGGGAGGGAAGGTGCTGGGTGcggattttttccctgcatgggGCCACAGCACCATCCTCCCCATGCCTTGCAGTGCCACGAGGCCTGCGTGGCCATCTATAGCAGCATGCGCAACCAGAGCTTTTCCCACTGGGTCACCGTCTCTGTGCTCTCCATGCTGATCTGCCTGCTCATCTACTCCCTCACTGGTAACCCCAGCACTGGaccccttcttcccctcctggcctttgggatctcccccatccccagggcttATCCATCCTCATTGGAGCTCTTCCATCCTTCTCACTGGCATGGCGGcccacccccacctccccatcGGCAGGGGGTCTATGGATACCTGACCTTCGGGGAGGCCGTGGCATCCGATGTCCTGATGTCCTACCCAGGGAATGACCCGGTTGTCATTGTTGCCCGTGTCCTATTTGGTGTTTCCATCATCACCATCTACCCCATTGCGGTGCTGCTGGGCAGGTGAGGGAGCGGTGGTGAGCTGTGTCCCATCCCCACCACTGCGGCTCCACCAGGTGCCATCAGACCCCCTGGCTCCCCTCAGGTCAGTGGTGTGGGACATGTGGGTGACTCCCAAGTGTGGGGCTGCGGCGGTGCCTGAGGCACATGAGCAGCGGAGCCGGGTGGCACTGACGGTCACCTGGATGGCCACCACACTTGCCATTGCCCTGTTTGTCCCGGACATCGGCAAGGTCATCGAGCTCATCGGGGGCATCAGCGccttcttcatcttcatcttcccAGGCAAGAGTGAGcactgggagagaggagggatcACTGGTGCCAAGAGCATCGCTGGGGGGTGATGTGCTGGTGGGTGGCCCATTCCAGATCTATTTTGGGGATGCACAGACATGTTTCTGGGGGGATGCTGTGGTGGGCCCTGGGTGAGGGGGTgctgtggcagcagggctgagcctcCATGttcacagcagggctgtgccTGGTGTGCATGACCGGGACTCACACCCTTGGACCACGCAAAAAGTGAGTCTGCGGGCTCGGTGGCGGCAggcaagggcagggacagggtgcAGCACCCCATTCCCAGGCAGCGTCCCTTGGGGTCACCCTGGCCAAAGTGGGAGGCCCATGcggagggggatttggggcaccTGCAGgcactgaaagcagcagcacttgctGTGGGAAGTGGTAGGCTGCAGTGGGGCAGAAGGGTGGCTGTGTGGGGATGTACTCTAGCAGTGTGGATGTGCCAGGGTATCGGGGCTGTGCCTTGGTATTAGGGATGTGCCTGGCTATCAAGGATGAGCCCACACAGGGGGATGTGCCCAGGTACCAGAGATGTGCTCAGGCATCGAGGAGGTGCCAAGGTACCACATCCCTTGCAAGGCAACGCAGCCATAGGGGAAGGAAAGCTGTTTGGAGGTACTGGGGCACCCAGTGAGGGCTGACCTGGGGATCAGGGTGGGAGTCAGAGTGGTTTGGTACCCCAAGGCCAGCAGGAATCAGGTGTTCAGTGTCTGTAGTGCCAGCACGATGCATCCCCATTACAGCTCCTGACTGGAGAAgctggggcacagaggggagcTGTCAAATTTTTGGGGTAGGCAGTACCAAAGCATGTCCGCAGGTGCCCATGGGGGAAGAGTAGAGCCTTAGTGCAGATGAGGTAACGCTAGGGGGGGGTTCTGTCCCCATGGCAGCTGGGGGAGCACCGCAGGACCTTGGGGTCTCAGACAAGAGGGTGGCCATGGCTGCCTGGGCAGAGGCGAGGGTGCCCCTGGGGGTGCTGAAGTGCTGGGGGACCAAGGCAGGAGGCGAGCAGGGGCACCAAGGTGGACACCAAGGACTTGGAAAGGTCCCTCAAGGAGACCCATGAGGGCGTGAGCCCATGAATACCACCACGAAGAGAGGGGACAACACGAGCCATGGCAATGGGGACAGCGAGGGGACAGTCCCAGCCTGCCTGGGGCAGTTTGGGAAGGGTGCACAGTGCCAACAACCCCgatggagcagcagctgggttTGGAGGTGAGTGCTAtgtccccagggcttggtgtCCAGCTGAGGTGGGGGGCTGTGTGCCCAGGGAGAGGCGGGCAGGGAGGTGCAGACCCACAGGTTGCGGGGCTGAGTATgatgctggggaaggggcagtggtgggggctggggggtgtgGGAGCAACTGTGCCCAAGCATGGCACTGATGTGCATCTGTGCCTCGTCAGCAGGGCCACCAGGTGCAGATAGGACCGGGGATGGAATCATGGTGGCAGCTGCCAGGCTTTTGACCAGGTTTTGTGTCATTGCAGCGGGCACAGGGAATGAGCCGGAGGGGCTGACGGGGTCTTCATCCACCTGCCAGCAGCAATGTAGAGGAGGCCGAGACTGCACAGAGGGCTCCAGACCAGTGGGGCTGGGTGACCCAGGGCTGGCATGTTACTGGAGATCAGCTCTGTCCCCACCAGCCTTCTGCTCATGtccccacagggctgctctcatcGCCTGGGGTATCCTTTCTGTGCTCAGTGGCACCTTCGTCTGCGGGCAGAGTGCTGCTCTGGCCGTGCTGGGGCTCCTGCGTTAAGGGACTGCAGACCCCCCCTCATCACGTGCCCACCACACACCCCCGAGACTCATCACCCCGGACGGCCACCCCAGACACAGCTACACCGCTGGATCGTTTTATTTGGCATCACTGTGCTCGTTGTACAGCAGCTAATAAAAGACAGGACAGGGTATCGGCAAGGGCCCTGCACTACGTGGCCGGAGGGACCCACGGGCAaggtggggtgggggcaggACAGGCAGCGAgcactgcacacacacagacgGACAGGCACATGGACAGATGTACAGACgctgggaaggggggggagCAGCCACCCCCACACCTGCAAGGCACCCAGTGTGCACACACAAAGGAAACCCCTCGGGACCACCTGCACACACAGGAGAGAGGGGCACCCTGGGAACAGGGACACCCCCCTTTGCCGCCACTCCGCCCCCCATCCCTGTGACACACAAACACTGTGCCTGGCACAGCTTCAcccctctgcccctccctgGGTGGCCCTGGGGACTAGCAGG
Proteins encoded in this window:
- the SLC38A8 gene encoding putative sodium-coupled neutral amino acid transporter 8 isoform X4 — encoded protein: MCTGSGMRLLVRRRSAGLEDRDRCSEAEVRGGLGTAAPRQGYASPGSSPPRARGRCPLPCPRAGVGSGRDFPCVRSVRGVRSPAPAPTRCPLPAEGSAGGRGGMEREGERRPLVRAEGSAGLSSAGAVFILLKSALGAGLLSFPWAFSRAGGAVPALLVELGSLVFLVSGLAVLGYAAALSAQPTYQGVIRVVCGAVAGKLCEVCFLLNLFMISVALLRVVGDQLEKLCDSLYSNGTLSGSLLPPPWYADQRFTLSALCVLVIFPLSVPKEIGFQKYSSILGTLAACYLTMVVVLKYYLQAESLSFSKPPQPSRASSWASVFSVIPTICFGFQCHEACVAIYSSMRNQSFSHWVTVSVLSMLICLLIYSLTGNPSTGPLLPLLAFGISPIPRAYPSSLELFHPSHWHGGPPPPPHRQGVYGYLTFGEAVASDVLMSYPGNDPVVIVARVLFGVSIITIYPIAVLLGRSVVWDMWVTPKCGAAAVPEAHEQRSRVALTVTWMATTLAIALFVPDIGKVIELIGGISAFFIFIFPGLCLVCMTGTHTLGPRKKAALIAWGILSVLSGTFVCGQSAALAVLGLLR
- the SLC38A8 gene encoding putative sodium-coupled neutral amino acid transporter 8 isoform X3 gives rise to the protein MCTGSGMRLLVRRRSAGLEDRDRCSEAEVRGGLGTAAPRQGYASPGSSPPRARGRCPLPCPRAGVGSGRDFPCVRSVRGVRSPAPAPTRCPLPAEGSAGGRGGMEREGERRPLVRAEGSAGLSSAGAVFILLKSALGAGLLSFPWAFSRAGGAVPALLVELGSLVFLVSGLAVLGYAAALSAQPTYQGVIRVVCGAVAGKLCEVCFLLNLFMISVALLRVVGDQLEKLCDSLYSNGTLSGSLLPPPWYADQRFTLSALCVLVIFPLSVPKEIGFQKYSSILGTLAACYLTMVVVLKYYLQAESLSFSKPPQPSRASSWASVFSVIPTICFGFQCHEACVAIYSSMRNQSFSHWVTVSVLSMLICLLIYSLTGNPSTGPLLPLLAFGISPIPRAYPSSLELFHPSHWHGGPPPPPHRQGVYGYLTFGEAVASDVLMSYPGNDPVVIVARVLFGVSIITIYPIAVLLGRSVVWDMWVTPKCGAAAVPEAHEQRSRVALTVTWMATTLAIALFVPDIGKVIELIGGISAFFIFIFPAGLCLVCMTGTHTLGPRKKAALIAWGILSVLSGTFVCGQSAALAVLGLLR
- the SLC38A8 gene encoding putative sodium-coupled neutral amino acid transporter 8 isoform X1 encodes the protein MCTGSGMRLLVRRRSAGLEDRDRCSEAEVRGGLGTAAPRQGYASPGSSPPRARGRCPLPCPRAGVGSGRDFPCVRSVRGVRSPAPAPTRCPLPAEGSAGGRGGMEREGERRPLVRAEGSAGLSSAGAVFILLKSALGAGLLSFPWAFSRAGGAVPALLVELGSLVFLVSGLAVLGYAAALSAQPTYQGVIRVVCGAVAGKLCEVCFLLNLFMISVALLRVVGDQLEKLCDSLYSNGTLSGSLLPPPWYADQRFTLSALCVLVIFPLSVPKEIGFQKYSSILGTLAACYLTMVVVLKYYLQAESLSFSKPPQPSRASSWASVFSVIPTICFGFQCHEACVAIYSSMRNQSFSHWVTVSVLSMLICLLIYSLTGNPSTGPLLPLLAFGISPIPRAYPSSLELFHPSHWHGGPPPPPHRQGVYGYLTFGEAVASDVLMSYPGNDPVVIVARVLFGVSIITIYPIAVLLGRSVVWDMWVTPKCGAAAVPEAHEQRSRVALTVTWMATTLAIALFVPDIGKVIELIGGISAFFIFIFPGKTGLCLVCMTGTHTLGPRKKAALIAWGILSVLSGTFVCGQSAALAVLGLLR
- the SLC38A8 gene encoding putative sodium-coupled neutral amino acid transporter 8 isoform X5, with the protein product MCTGSGMRLLVRRRSAGLEDRDRCSEAEVRGGLGTAAPRQGYASPGSSPPRARGRCPLPCPRAGVGSGRDFPCVRSVRGVRSPAPAPTRCPLPAEGSAGGRGGMEREGERRPLVRAEGSAGLSSAGAVFILLKSALGAGLLSFPWAFSRAGGAVPALLVELGSLVFLVSGLAVLGYAAALSAQPTYQGVIRVVCGAVAGKLCEVCFLLNLFMISVALLRVVGDQLEKLCDSLYSNGTLSGSLLPPPWYADQRFTLSALCVLVIFPLSVPKEIGFQKYSSILGTLAACYLTMVVVLKYYLQAESLSFSKPPQPSRASSWASVFSVIPTICFGFQCHEACVAIYSSMRNQSFSHWVTVSVLSMLICLLIYSLTGVYGYLTFGEAVASDVLMSYPGNDPVVIVARVLFGVSIITIYPIAVLLGRSVVWDMWVTPKCGAAAVPEAHEQRSRVALTVTWMATTLAIALFVPDIGKVIELIGGISAFFIFIFPGKTGLCLVCMTGTHTLGPRKKAALIAWGILSVLSGTFVCGQSAALAVLGLLR
- the SLC38A8 gene encoding putative sodium-coupled neutral amino acid transporter 8 isoform X2 translates to MCTGSGMRLLVRRRSAGLEDRDRCSEAEVRGGLGTAAPRQGYASPGSSPPRARGRCPLPCPRAGVGSGRDFPCVRSVRGVRSPAPAPTRCPLPAEGSAGGRGGMEREGERRPLVRAEGSAGLSSAGAVFILLKSALGAGLLSFPWAFSRAGGAVPALLVELGSLVFLVSGLAVLGYAAALSAQPTYQGVIRVVCGAVAGKLCEVCFLLNLFMISVALLRVVGDQLEKLCDSLYSNGTLSGSLLPPPWYADQRFTLSALCVLVIFPLSVPKEIGFQKYSSILGTLAACYLTMVVVLKYYLQAESLSFSKPPQPSRASSWASVFSVIPTICFGFQCHEACVAIYSSMRNQSFSHWVTVSVLSMLICLLIYSLTGNPSTGPLLPLLAFGISPIPRAYPSSLELFHPSHWHGGPPPPPHRQGVYGYLTFGEAVASDVLMSYPGNDPVVIVARVLFGVSIITIYPIAVLLGRSVVWDMWVTPKCGAAAVPEAHEQRSRVALTVTWMATTLAIALFVPDIGKVIELIGGISAFFIFIFPGKRLCLVCMTGTHTLGPRKKAALIAWGILSVLSGTFVCGQSAALAVLGLLR